A single genomic interval of Lathyrus oleraceus cultivar Zhongwan6 chromosome 7, CAAS_Psat_ZW6_1.0, whole genome shotgun sequence harbors:
- the LOC127108363 gene encoding linoleate 13S-lipoxygenase 2-1, chloroplastic, with translation MFLQQSYVSNLRPNCLILHKPCLHGIDSSNQTCFKVGFSRPLLTKQKNRSKFRKNECNKIKAAVTVDEAIEKKTVKVKATVTVQPTVGGFFKELGEKGYDDIKDLLGKSILLEFVSVELDPETKLEKKGIKGYVHLTHRSAQEIKYEADFDVPADFGEIGAVLVENEHKRESFMKEIVLDGFLTGPIKFACDSWVHSKFDNPDLRVFFSNKSYLPSETPEGLKRLREDELITLRGNGQGERKAFERIYDYDVYNDLGNPDKDPDLKRPVLGGKEYPYPRRCRTGRPRCATDPLSEQPSDEVYVPRDESFSEVKLVTFSANTLQSGLHALVPFLRTSVIDKNLGFPLFSAIDDLFNEGFNLPPQQQMDFKTILPRLVKLVQDARNDILRFETPATMDKDRFFWFRDEEFGRQTIAGLNPCCIQLVTEWPLKSKLDPNVYGPAESAITTDIVEKQIRGFTTVEDAIKQKKLFVLDYYDFFLPLVEEVRKLEGTTLYGSRTLFFLNEDGTLRSLAIELARPPIGEKPFWRQVYTPSWHSTEVWLWRLAKSHVLAHDAGYHQLVTHWLRTHCCTEPYIIATNRQLSAMHPIYRLLLPHFRYTMEINALAREALINADGIIESSFTPKQLSILVSSIAYDKHWQFDLQALPNDLIHRGLAEKDPNAPHGLKLAIEDYPYANDGLVLWDAIKSWVTDYVNHYYSDDSRTVVSDEELQAWWEEIRTVGHGDKKDEPWWPNLKTNEDLVEIVTTIVWITSGHHAAVNFGQYTYAGYFPNRPAIARSNMPTEDPSDQELELFYDKPEVTLLKCFPSQIQAMTVMTVLDILSSHSPDEEYLGQTIEPAWEEEPMVKAAFEKFQGRLMELEGIVDERNADKNLRNRNGAGILPYELLKPTSEPGVTGKGVPYSISI, from the exons ATGTTTTTGCAACAAAGTTATGTGTCAAACTTAAGACCAAACTGTCTCATCTTGCACAAGCCATGTCTTCATGGCATTGACAGTAGTAACCAAACATGTTTTAAGGTTGGGTTTTCAAGGCCATTATTGACCAAACAAAAGAATCGTAGCAAGTTTAGAAAAAATGAGTGCAACAAAATCAAAGCTGCTGTGACTGTAGACGAAGCAATTGAAAAgaaaacagtaaaagtaaaagCTACAGTAACTGTTCAACCAACAGTTGGAGGATTTTTCAAAGAATTGGGTGAAAAAGGGTATGATGACATAAAGGATTTGTTGGGTAAATCAATTCTCTTGGAGTTTGTTAGCGTTGAGCTAGATCCAG AGACAAAATTAGAGAAGAAAGGGATCAAAGGTTACGTCCACTTGACGCATCGATCTGCACAAGAGATTAAGTATGAAGCTGATTTTGATGTACCAGCAGATTTTGGTGAGATTGGCGCTGTTCTTGTAGAAAATGAGCATAAAAGAGAATCATTCATGAAGGAAATTGTTCTTGATGGCTTTCTCACTGGTCCTATTAAATTTGCTTGTGATTCTTGGGTTCATTCCAAGTTTGATAACCCTGATTTGAGAGTGTTTTTCTCCAACAAG TCATATTTGCCATCTGAAACACCGGAAGGATTGAAAAGGTTAAGAGAAGACGAACTGATAACTTTACGAGGCAATGGACAAGGCGAACGCAAGGCTTTTGAACGTATATACGATTACGACGTGTATAATGACCTCGGAAATCCAGACAAGGATCCTGATCTCAAGAGACCTGTTCTTGGTGGCAAAGAATATCCCTACCCGAGACGCTGTAGAACTGGAAGACCTCGTTGCGCTACAGATCCGTTGTCTGAGCAACCAAGTGACGAAGTCTATGTTCCACGAGATGAAAGCTTCTCGGAAGTAAAGCTAGTTACATTTTCTGCAAATACCTTACAATCGGGTCTCCATGCGCTTGTACCATTTCTGAGAACATCTGTAATTGACAAGAATCTTGGATTCCCTCTTTTCTCGGCGATAGATGACCTTTTCAATGAAGGATTTAACTTGCCTCCTCAACAACAAATGGATTTCAAGACTATTTTGCCAAGGTTGGTCAAGCTTGTTCAAGATGCCAGAAATGATATTCTTCGTTTTGAAACTCCGGCTACAATGGACA AGGACAGATTCTTTTGGTTTCGAGACGAAGAATTTGGAAGACAAACTATAGCTGGTCTTAATCCGTGTTGCATACAACTGGTTACG GAATGGCCATTGAAAAGCAAGCTTGACCCTAATGTTTATGGTCCTGCGGAATCGGCGATAACCACTGATATAGTTGAGAAACAAATCAGAGGATTCACTACTGTGGAAGAT GCTATTAAACAGAAGAAGTTGTTTGTTTTGGACTACTATGATTTTTTCTTGCCATTAGTAGAGGAAGTTAGAAAACTTGAAGGAACAACATTGTATGGATCAAGGACATTGTTCTTCCTGAATGAAGACGGCACATTGAGGTCATTGGCGATCGAGCTAGCTCGACCGCCGATAGGTGAAAAGCCATTTTGGAGGCAAGTGTATACACCTTCTTGGCACTCAACTGAAGTTTGGCTTTGGAGGCTTGCGAAATCTCATGTCCTTGCTCATGATGCTGGCTACCACCAACTTGTTACTCACTGGTTGAGAACTCATTGTTGTACAGAACCATACATCATTGCAACAAACAGACAACTGAGTGCGATGCATCCAATCTATAGATTATTACTTCCACATTTTAGATACACAATGGAAATCAATGCACTTGCGCGCGAAGCACTGATAAATGCAGATGGAATAATAGAGAGTAGTTTCACTCCCAAACAACTTTCCATCTTGGTAAGTTCAATAGCCTATGATAAACACTGGCAATTCGACTTACAAGCACTTCCCAATGATCTAATCCACAGAGGATTGGCAGAAAAAGATCCAAATGCTCCTCATGGTTTGAAACTCGCCATAGAAGATTACCCTTATGCAAATGATGGCCTTGTTCTTTGGGATGCTATCAAATCTTGGGTCACTGATTATGTCAACCACTACTATAGCGATGATTCAAGAACTGTTGTGTCGGATGAAGAATTACAAGCATGGTGGGAAGAGATTAGAACTGTTGGTCATGGTGACAAGAAAGATGAACCCTGGTGGcctaatttgaaaacaaatgaagaTCTTGTTGAAATAGTGACGACCATTGTTTGGATAACATCCGGACATCACGCAGCAGTGAACTTTGGTCAGTACACTTACGCGGGATATTTTCCTAATAGACCCGCCATTGCGAGAAGCAACATGCCAACAGAAGACCCTTCTGATCAAGAATTGGAACTTTTCTATGATAAACCAGAAGTGACGTTGTTGAAGTGTTTCCCTTCGCAAATTCAAGCAATGACGGTGATGACGGTGTTGGATATTTTGTCTAGTCATTCGCCAGATGAGGAATATCTTGGACAAACGATTGAGCCGGCTTGGGAAGAGGAACCAATGGTAAAAGCTGCTTTTGAAAAGTTCCAAGGGAGGTTGATGGAGCTTGAAGGTATAGTGGACGAGAGGAATGCTGATAAGAATCTGAGGAATAGAAATGGTGCTGGGATTTTGCCTTATGAGCTTTTGAAGCCAACTTCAGAACCTGGTGTAACAGGAAAGGGTGTTCCATATAGTATCTCTATTTGA